The following proteins are encoded in a genomic region of Candidatus Binatia bacterium:
- the rpiB gene encoding ribose 5-phosphate isomerase B, translating into MIVIASDHGGVGLKDFLVQKLRSNGVEVADLGTHGSDSVDYPDFGKLVGLKVAKGEAERGILLCTNGIGMSMVANKFPGVRAALVHELRGARMSREHNDSNILVLGGGMTDPALAEQILDVWLETPFAGGRHQRRIDKIAEVERELGTRVTAKDKK; encoded by the coding sequence GTGATCGTTATCGCGAGCGACCACGGCGGAGTCGGGCTCAAAGATTTTTTGGTGCAAAAACTCCGCTCGAACGGCGTCGAGGTGGCAGACCTCGGAACGCACGGGAGCGACTCGGTGGACTATCCCGACTTCGGCAAGCTCGTCGGGCTCAAAGTGGCCAAGGGAGAAGCCGAGCGCGGAATTCTCTTGTGCACCAACGGCATCGGCATGTCGATGGTCGCGAACAAATTTCCCGGCGTGCGCGCGGCGCTCGTCCACGAGCTCAGGGGCGCGCGCATGAGCCGCGAGCACAACGACTCGAATATTCTGGTTCTGGGCGGCGGCATGACCGATCCGGCGCTGGCCGAACAGATCCTCGACGTCTGGCTCGAGACCCCATTCGCCGGCGGGCGGCATCAGCGCCGCATCGACAAGATCGCCGAAGTCGAGCGCGAGCTTGGAACGCGGGTCACGGCCAAGGACAAAAAGTAG
- the acpP gene encoding acyl carrier protein, whose product MASSVEARVKEIVCEQLGVSDDEVTPEASFIEDLGADSLDIVELVMALEEEYEMEISDEDAEKIKTVQDVITYIDSHK is encoded by the coding sequence ATGGCATCATCTGTAGAGGCCAGGGTGAAGGAAATCGTATGCGAGCAGTTGGGAGTCAGCGATGACGAAGTGACCCCCGAGGCCTCATTTATTGAGGATCTGGGCGCCGACTCTTTGGACATTGTGGAGTTGGTGATGGCTCTGGAAGAAGAGTACGAAATGGAGATTTCCGACGAGGACGCGGAAAAGATCAAGACCGTGCAGGACGTCATCACTTACATTGACAGCCACAAGTAG